One Ignavibacterium sp. DNA segment encodes these proteins:
- a CDS encoding O-antigen ligase family protein: MSFFSNKLQTPINAVDLLISINSFILIYITFFTTNIPFDPSNYADTFGAETTNIKNQVVFLFLFFSSLIILFKRYDRIFSFIRSEKYLGLFVLICLLSAVWSDYPFLSFKRSFQLFVMFLIVVEALVNIDPKILLKQVKVVVSLYLFFNLYACRFIPAAIDPVFGTWRGMEVQKNWLAQNSLYCLLSSIVIFNFDKTRYSRLYDSVLILISVLMIYKAHSSTNLIIVIIIIFMGVVFQIESIFNNLGIGRSILGLVFLFILTFSGIFIIFSSEIFGLIPGYFGKDTTLSGRSDIWKFVWDDIEKRFLFGYGFATYWIMGSSRLEIFADYFEGFVVNSAHNGYLEIIVQLGFFGFIFFLFPIGAYIYRMFRLNSNIAILIFISIMTLNYTESVLFKVGLGITTFYFMATYVALSVFYFNPEQVNHNENNSP; this comes from the coding sequence ATGTCATTTTTTTCAAATAAGCTTCAAACACCAATTAATGCTGTTGATCTTCTGATTAGTATAAATTCTTTTATACTCATTTATATTACTTTTTTTACTACTAACATTCCTTTTGACCCAAGCAATTATGCTGATACATTTGGAGCAGAAACGACTAACATAAAAAATCAGGTTGTTTTTTTATTTCTTTTTTTTTCATCGTTAATTATCTTATTCAAAAGATATGATAGAATCTTTTCTTTTATAAGATCTGAGAAATATCTTGGTTTATTTGTTTTAATATGTTTATTAAGCGCTGTATGGTCAGATTATCCTTTTTTATCATTTAAAAGATCTTTTCAATTATTTGTTATGTTTCTAATAGTCGTAGAAGCATTAGTCAATATTGATCCAAAAATACTATTGAAACAGGTTAAGGTAGTTGTATCATTATATTTATTTTTTAATTTGTATGCATGCCGGTTTATTCCAGCAGCTATTGATCCTGTATTTGGAACCTGGAGAGGAATGGAGGTTCAGAAAAACTGGCTTGCTCAAAACAGTCTCTATTGTCTCTTATCTTCAATTGTAATTTTTAATTTTGATAAAACAAGATACTCAAGACTATACGATTCCGTCCTTATTTTAATTTCTGTTTTAATGATTTATAAAGCTCATAGTTCAACAAACTTGATCATTGTAATTATTATAATATTTATGGGTGTTGTTTTTCAGATTGAGTCGATTTTCAATAATTTAGGGATTGGAAGATCAATTTTGGGTTTAGTGTTTTTATTTATCCTGACCTTCAGCGGAATATTTATTATTTTTTCTTCTGAGATTTTTGGATTAATTCCAGGATATTTTGGCAAGGATACAACTCTATCAGGTAGAAGTGATATTTGGAAATTTGTATGGGATGATATAGAAAAGCGATTCTTGTTTGGATATGGTTTTGCAACTTATTGGATAATGGGTTCTTCAAGATTAGAAATATTTGCCGATTATTTTGAAGGCTTTGTTGTGAACTCAGCACACAACGGTTATCTTGAAATCATAGTTCAATTAGGTTTCTTTGGTTTTATATTTTTTTTGTTTCCCATCGGTGCATATATTTATCGGATGTTCAGATTAAATAGTAATATTGCCATATTGATATTTATTTCAATAATGACACTAAATTATACTGAATCAGTTTTATTTAAAGTCGGTTTAGGAATTACAACTTTCTACTTTATGGCTACATATGTTGCACTTTCAGTTTTTTATTTTAACCCAGAACAGGTTAATCATAATGAGAATAATTCTCCTTAA
- a CDS encoding oligosaccharide flippase family protein: protein MDKSFKSDFIKGSAAASMGTVVAMAFQFLSIVIITRYVTKEEFGIYVLIIAISSFLDTVSGLALEQSLVKFISSADNLERRSTFIPILIIRIIIIITAVILLFIFGKSLMPLFDFTAIEFLDVIIILFVLSSLRGLFYNLLQGMNLFKKYASVQTITSIIRVAILLILAYYHNLTLKNVLIVEIAAITFTVLLQMVLVPYKEIFHWNLNLKKIKKILNFSFPLYFSGISYFIQTQVNVFIISAYLNPISIANYDIAGKIPQASAKGFQSFIIVFFPNLSRLLSLGERDSAMKLINKSLLTFSILINLLLLISFLFNKEIILLLFSSVYLDSAMAFSLMMVAFYLTSMSNIMGYSLVSAGLPSLTLKVNIAAGAINLIGAFVMVPLWGFMGAVYSILLTGLSSLLFHYFYLTRYDMQIDLISFIKPSTITITALLFYYLFIPNNLILKIILFIVYLIAIYFVLPEAKEIFNQITKYLFKSKSEDKGERIW, encoded by the coding sequence ATGGATAAAAGTTTTAAAAGTGATTTTATTAAAGGTTCAGCAGCAGCTTCCATGGGAACTGTTGTGGCCATGGCTTTTCAGTTCCTGAGCATTGTCATTATTACAAGGTACGTAACAAAAGAGGAATTTGGAATTTATGTGCTGATAATTGCGATCTCTTCATTCCTTGATACTGTCAGCGGACTGGCGCTAGAGCAAAGTCTGGTGAAATTCATTTCGAGTGCCGACAACCTTGAGAGAAGATCGACATTTATTCCGATACTAATAATAAGAATAATAATAATAATTACTGCCGTTATTCTTCTGTTTATATTTGGCAAATCTTTAATGCCTTTATTCGATTTTACAGCAATAGAGTTCTTAGATGTAATTATCATTTTGTTTGTATTGTCAAGCTTAAGGGGATTATTTTATAATTTATTACAAGGGATGAACCTCTTTAAGAAATATGCATCAGTACAAACTATAACTTCTATTATAAGAGTAGCGATTTTACTTATTTTAGCATATTACCATAATTTAACTCTTAAAAATGTTTTAATAGTCGAAATAGCAGCGATTACGTTTACTGTATTGTTACAGATGGTTTTAGTTCCTTATAAAGAAATTTTTCATTGGAATCTGAATCTCAAAAAAATTAAAAAGATTCTCAATTTCAGTTTCCCTCTTTACTTCTCAGGTATATCATATTTTATACAAACCCAGGTAAATGTTTTTATAATCAGCGCGTATTTAAACCCTATTAGTATTGCTAATTACGATATCGCAGGCAAAATTCCTCAAGCAAGTGCAAAAGGTTTTCAATCATTTATTATCGTATTTTTTCCAAATCTTTCGAGACTGTTGTCATTGGGTGAACGCGATTCTGCAATGAAATTAATAAATAAATCGCTTCTGACATTTTCGATTTTAATAAACCTGCTGTTATTGATTTCTTTTCTTTTTAATAAAGAGATAATTCTTTTACTCTTTTCTAGCGTGTATTTAGATTCTGCAATGGCTTTTTCTTTAATGATGGTTGCTTTCTATTTGACTTCAATGTCTAATATAATGGGATATTCACTGGTTTCAGCAGGACTTCCATCTCTGACTTTAAAAGTTAATATTGCTGCCGGAGCGATTAATTTAATAGGAGCATTCGTGATGGTTCCGCTTTGGGGATTTATGGGAGCAGTATACTCAATTCTATTGACCGGTCTTTCTTCACTACTGTTTCATTATTTTTATTTGACCAGGTACGATATGCAGATAGATTTAATTAGTTTTATCAAACCTTCAACGATAACCATTACAGCATTACTTTTCTATTATCTATTTATTCCTAATAACTTAATATTAAAAATCATTCTTTTTATTGTTTATTTGATCGCTATTTACTTCGTGTTGCCAGAAGCAAAAGAGATATTTAACCAGATTACAAAGTATTTGTTTAAGTCTAAATCGGAAGATAAAGGAGAGAGAATTTGGTAA
- a CDS encoding glycosyltransferase, translating to MSLNKIKVLMIDSWVGEGNEYALYICKELKKTGLDISLIVPEDNRDKGTYDFPFLPLCPTKAKDVNKIDKTFRYFKYLLNIIKLIRKEKYDVVHFQFFRRRRIESLFFVLLKLWGINLAYTVHDISPLDESKLDHLFNLIVYKISDILFVHSNSNKKTLAQQTKLNEEKIKVMPHGDFDNYIPDKILTKSEARNIFGLSQQQNVILFFGAIKEYKGLDILSNSITLASKKIKNLALIIAGEAGDEETRNIVIKCKEILSQLSKEVQVVFHDKFIPVAEVANYFIASDVVVLPYRRVTHSGIPHLAFTFGRPIITSNVGDFEEIIDEGRSGFVLPSNTPENLSEKIIQIFSDESKLEEMRNYVKNICAKKYTWKDSAESLIPVYEKMTKHR from the coding sequence ATGAGTTTGAATAAAATTAAAGTATTAATGATAGATTCCTGGGTAGGGGAAGGAAACGAATATGCCCTTTACATTTGCAAGGAATTGAAAAAAACTGGTCTTGATATAAGTCTTATCGTACCCGAGGATAACAGGGATAAGGGAACTTATGATTTTCCTTTTCTTCCTCTCTGTCCAACAAAAGCAAAAGATGTAAATAAGATTGATAAAACCTTCAGATATTTCAAATATCTGTTGAATATTATTAAGCTAATACGAAAAGAAAAATATGATGTTGTTCATTTTCAGTTCTTTCGCAGAAGAAGAATTGAAAGTTTATTCTTTGTACTACTCAAATTGTGGGGGATAAATCTTGCTTATACGGTACACGATATTTCACCTTTGGATGAGAGCAAACTCGATCATCTTTTTAATCTAATAGTTTATAAGATATCTGATATTCTATTCGTGCATTCCAATTCAAATAAAAAGACTCTTGCCCAGCAAACAAAGCTTAATGAGGAAAAAATAAAAGTAATGCCTCATGGTGATTTTGACAATTATATTCCGGATAAAATTTTAACAAAATCTGAAGCAAGAAATATTTTTGGCTTGTCCCAGCAGCAAAATGTTATTTTATTTTTTGGAGCAATTAAGGAATATAAAGGATTAGACATTTTATCCAATTCAATTACTTTGGCGTCCAAGAAAATCAAAAACCTGGCATTAATAATTGCTGGTGAGGCTGGTGATGAAGAGACGAGGAATATTGTTATTAAATGCAAAGAAATATTATCACAGTTATCGAAAGAAGTTCAAGTTGTTTTTCATGATAAGTTTATTCCGGTAGCTGAAGTTGCAAATTATTTTATTGCATCTGATGTTGTAGTTTTACCCTATAGAAGAGTTACACATAGTGGAATCCCGCATCTGGCTTTTACTTTTGGAAGACCTATCATTACCTCAAATGTGGGAGATTTTGAAGAAATTATTGATGAAGGCAGGAGTGGTTTTGTGTTACCTTCTAATACTCCGGAAAATTTATCTGAAAAGATAATCCAAATTTTTTCTGATGAATCTAAACTTGAAGAGATGAGAAACTATGTGAAGAATATCTGTGCTAAAAAATATACCTGGAAGGATAGTGCAGAATCATTGATTCCGGTTTATGAGAAAATGACTAAACATAGGTGA
- a CDS encoding polysaccharide deacetylase family protein, which produces MIIRFIKIFISVLYLCFKKVLLFVFKTSSNQHCVVLYYHSVLESEKERFLRQLNYLSSKYCFVSLNSFNSINSKKNLISITFDDGLSSILLNALPELIKRRIPTTIFVPAARIGDYPKWEQKRQEIYHNDRILNCDEIKELADQGIEIGSHTLHHTDLRNVTSEAAREEFNLSKSLLEKITGKDVVSFSFPYGSFNDELINQALDCGYGFVYTTEPEMISLPTKRKVFGRVGVNPDDSRLEFRLKAAGAFSWLPTVSRWKAKVKKFLSFQS; this is translated from the coding sequence ATGATCATAAGATTTATTAAAATTTTTATTAGTGTTCTTTATCTTTGTTTTAAGAAAGTTTTACTTTTTGTGTTTAAGACATCCAGCAATCAACATTGTGTTGTGCTGTATTATCACTCTGTATTGGAAAGTGAAAAAGAAAGATTTCTTAGACAGTTAAATTATCTTTCAAGTAAATATTGCTTCGTTTCATTAAATTCTTTTAATTCAATTAATTCAAAGAAAAATCTAATTTCGATTACATTTGATGATGGATTATCCAGCATTTTACTAAACGCATTACCCGAATTAATAAAAAGAAGAATCCCGACAACAATATTTGTTCCTGCTGCCAGGATCGGTGATTACCCAAAGTGGGAACAAAAACGACAGGAAATTTACCATAACGACAGAATCTTAAACTGTGATGAAATAAAGGAGCTTGCAGATCAAGGGATAGAAATTGGGTCACATACTTTACATCATACAGATTTAAGAAATGTAACCTCAGAAGCTGCACGAGAGGAGTTTAATCTATCAAAATCGCTCCTCGAAAAAATCACTGGGAAGGACGTTGTTTCGTTTAGCTTCCCTTATGGTAGTTTTAATGATGAGTTGATAAATCAAGCTTTGGATTGCGGTTATGGTTTTGTTTATACAACGGAACCAGAAATGATTTCTTTGCCCACAAAAAGGAAAGTATTTGGAAGAGTTGGCGTTAACCCGGACGACTCACGTTTGGAATTTAGACTTAAAGCTGCTGGAGCATTTTCCTGGCTGCCAACAGTCAGCAGATGGAAAGCAAAGGTAAAGAAATTTCTATCCTTTCAGTCTTGA
- a CDS encoding peptidoglycan bridge formation glycyltransferase FemA/FemB family protein, producing MILIKEINDKAFWHASLREFEDANIYQTWNFASIVQNEKRVKHLALYLNQNLISLVTVRIRTVPFLNRGIAYILNGPVWQKRNQEINIQILADIFVALREEFVVKQQLVLRIQPFIFSDMVPNLDFVENLGFNRLKKIRRYQTLVLYLDKEFDEIRKNLKQKWRNCLNQSERNDLEIEEGNNQQLYNIFLGIYDQMIARKKFKEYIDPYKMGEANEALDDEYKKIIFIAYKDKLPVAGIVGSIIGNTGIYLLGASNEVGMKTKASYLLQWEMIKWLKQKGCQRYDLGGINKDDNPGGYHFKSGITDQEVLGMGTFESYNNRLSKNITSIGEFIKR from the coding sequence ATGATTTTAATAAAAGAAATAAACGACAAAGCATTTTGGCATGCATCTCTGAGGGAATTTGAAGATGCAAACATATATCAAACCTGGAATTTTGCTTCAATAGTTCAAAATGAAAAGAGAGTAAAACATCTTGCTCTTTACTTAAATCAAAATCTGATTAGTTTAGTAACAGTACGCATCAGGACAGTTCCATTCTTAAATCGTGGCATAGCTTACATTTTAAATGGGCCGGTATGGCAGAAAAGAAATCAAGAAATCAACATTCAGATTTTAGCAGATATTTTTGTTGCGTTGAGAGAAGAGTTTGTGGTGAAACAGCAACTTGTATTAAGGATACAACCATTCATTTTTTCTGACATGGTTCCAAATTTAGATTTTGTCGAAAACCTTGGATTTAATCGTTTGAAGAAAATCAGAAGATACCAGACATTAGTTTTATATCTTGACAAAGAATTTGATGAAATAAGAAAAAATCTCAAGCAAAAATGGAGAAACTGTCTGAATCAGTCAGAAAGGAATGATCTGGAAATAGAAGAAGGAAATAACCAGCAGCTATATAATATCTTTCTTGGGATTTACGATCAAATGATAGCACGAAAGAAATTCAAAGAATACATTGATCCTTATAAAATGGGAGAAGCTAATGAGGCATTGGATGATGAATACAAGAAGATAATATTTATCGCATATAAAGATAAATTACCAGTTGCTGGTATAGTAGGCAGCATCATTGGAAATACTGGAATTTATTTACTTGGAGCATCAAATGAAGTTGGTATGAAGACTAAGGCTTCGTATTTACTGCAGTGGGAAATGATAAAATGGTTAAAGCAAAAGGGATGTCAAAGATATGATCTAGGAGGTATTAATAAAGACGATAATCCCGGGGGATATCATTTTAAATCCGGGATTACTGATCAGGAAGTACTAGGTATGGGCACTTTTGAATCATACAATAACAGGTTATCCAAGAATATTACTAGTATCGGAGAGTTTATTAAAAGATAA
- a CDS encoding YCF48-related protein, translating into MTKFLLLTFVFILSSFSGFSQWYLQNPYPTGNSFNAVKLVSADIGWAVGNAGMILKTSDGGTTWESQASQTQFELTDVSFINANTGWIIGANGLIMKTTNGGINWTSQDSEVSNYLHSICFADANHGTVVGREGIILRTTNGGNTWAQASSPTTDELIGVSFSDTSNGIAVGKDGTLIRTTNGGTTWDSVSSGTTHTLTSVFLTNKDTGIAVGWASTILRTTNGGTSWTKDSLSIGAYFEDVYFTDANHGVAVGWGGVIVRTTNGGTSWEEPPHLTKTLAGVCFTNSNVGIAVGLYGSVMKTTDGGATWNAKSSGAQANLYSVFFTSKDTGTAVGNAGRVLYTTDGGTSWEIQLPPVENLRGVCFSKQNKSNGIIVGNDGKILKTTNRGASWNVQTNGIDNLNCGFFADANTVIVVGESGTILKTTDTGSTWNSITSGTTKHLMSVFFTNANTGFAVGDTGIVLKTTDSGTTWNSITSGTTNNLTSIFFSDENNGTIVGYSGVILRTTNGGTNWITQTSGISKELSGVFFTDTNNGIVVGESGTVLRTTDSGTTWAIEETNTTNFLFGVFFTDANTGTIVGEGGIILRTTAPQNFITANLKVYLEGPYTGSAMTTILNANDLIPVNSQAAYDTAAYGYSASLVDSIPNSNIVDWVLVELRTGTASNSKVGMCAAFIKSDGTIVDIDGSSPVTFSDLSTGNYYVVVRHRNHLAIMTAAAIPLSSSSVLYDFTTSQSQAYTTGVNPMVSLSGGGFGMIAGDANRDGSNNAIDLNTYWIPQNGTAYDYQTKTADFNLDATINATDLNLYWIPENGKATQVPN; encoded by the coding sequence TTGACAAAATTTTTATTATTAACATTTGTATTTATTCTTTCCTCATTTAGTGGATTTTCACAATGGTATTTGCAGAATCCATATCCTACGGGCAATTCATTTAACGCTGTTAAACTTGTCTCTGCTGATATTGGCTGGGCTGTCGGTAATGCAGGTATGATCCTCAAAACTAGCGATGGCGGTACTACCTGGGAATCGCAAGCAAGCCAAACACAATTTGAGCTTACAGATGTAAGCTTTATTAATGCAAACACTGGATGGATTATCGGTGCAAATGGTTTAATTATGAAGACTACAAACGGTGGAATAAATTGGACTTCACAAGATAGTGAAGTGTCAAATTATCTGCATAGCATATGTTTTGCCGATGCAAATCATGGTACTGTTGTTGGCCGTGAGGGAATAATTCTTAGAACTACTAACGGAGGTAATACCTGGGCTCAAGCATCAAGCCCCACAACTGATGAATTGATTGGAGTTTCTTTTTCAGATACAAGCAACGGTATTGCCGTAGGTAAAGACGGAACTTTAATAAGAACCACAAATGGTGGAACGACCTGGGATTCTGTGTCAAGCGGAACAACACACACATTAACTAGTGTCTTCCTCACAAATAAAGATACAGGCATAGCTGTTGGCTGGGCATCAACTATTCTTCGAACAACTAACGGTGGTACAAGCTGGACTAAGGATTCACTCTCAATCGGTGCATATTTTGAAGATGTTTACTTTACAGATGCGAATCATGGTGTTGCCGTTGGCTGGGGTGGTGTTATAGTTAGAACCACCAATGGTGGCACAAGCTGGGAAGAACCTCCGCATTTAACAAAAACATTAGCCGGTGTCTGCTTTACCAATTCAAATGTTGGAATTGCTGTTGGACTTTACGGTTCAGTTATGAAAACTACAGACGGCGGTGCTACCTGGAACGCAAAATCAAGCGGTGCGCAGGCGAATCTTTATAGTGTATTCTTTACTTCTAAAGATACAGGAACTGCTGTTGGTAATGCTGGAAGAGTTCTTTATACTACAGACGGCGGAACAAGCTGGGAAATACAACTTCCGCCAGTGGAAAATTTACGGGGCGTTTGTTTTTCAAAGCAAAACAAAAGTAACGGTATTATTGTGGGTAACGATGGAAAAATCCTCAAAACTACAAACAGGGGTGCAAGCTGGAATGTACAAACTAACGGAATAGACAATCTGAATTGTGGTTTTTTTGCTGATGCAAATACCGTAATAGTTGTTGGTGAAAGTGGAACAATTCTAAAAACTACTGATACCGGCTCAACCTGGAATTCAATAACAAGCGGAACTACAAAACATTTAATGAGTGTCTTTTTTACAAATGCAAATACTGGCTTTGCAGTTGGCGATACAGGAATAGTTCTAAAAACTACTGATAGCGGAACAACCTGGAATTCAATAACAAGCGGAACAACAAATAATTTAACTAGTATTTTCTTTTCAGATGAAAATAACGGAACTATTGTCGGCTACAGTGGAGTTATCCTTAGAACTACTAATGGCGGAACAAACTGGATTACACAAACAAGCGGAATATCAAAAGAATTGAGTGGCGTTTTCTTTACAGATACAAATAATGGAATTGTTGTCGGTGAATCTGGTACAGTTCTTAGAACGACAGACTCCGGTACAACCTGGGCAATAGAAGAAACTAATACCACTAACTTTTTATTCGGCGTCTTTTTTACTGATGCAAATACCGGAACTATAGTCGGTGAAGGAGGTATAATTTTGAGGACAACAGCTCCGCAGAATTTTATTACAGCTAATTTAAAAGTGTATTTGGAAGGACCTTATACCGGCAGCGCTATGACCACAATACTTAACGCAAATGATCTCATACCGGTAAATTCACAGGCTGCATATGATACGGCAGCTTACGGTTATAGCGCAAGTTTAGTTGATAGCATTCCTAATTCCAATATTGTTGATTGGGTACTTGTTGAATTACGAACTGGAACTGCTTCAAATTCTAAAGTTGGAATGTGTGCAGCTTTCATTAAAAGTGATGGAACAATAGTGGACATTGATGGATCAAGTCCCGTTACATTTTCAGATTTAAGCACTGGAAATTATTATGTTGTTGTTAGACACCGGAACCATTTAGCTATAATGACTGCAGCAGCTATTCCGCTAAGCAGCAGTTCTGTTTTATATGATTTTACAACATCGCAATCACAAGCTTATACGACTGGCGTTAATCCTATGGTTTCATTATCAGGTGGTGGTTTTGGAATGATTGCTGGAGATGCTAATAGAGATGGCAGTAATAATGCTATAGATTTAAATACTTATTGGATACCGCAGAACGGTACTGCTTATGATTATCAGACCAAAACCGCAGATTTTAATCTTGATGCAACAATAAATGCTACAGATCTGAACTTATATTGGATTCCTGAAAACGGAAAGGCGACACAGGTTCCAAATTGA
- a CDS encoding T9SS type A sorting domain-containing protein produces the protein MKKINILTILFVLLLTPEILLSQTYDLQFIEELNNGSNFNVKVQIRASSTFKLAASSITFNFNSAGLSTPTLLTAYNFSGVNAGPPLTIYNNMTVTQPLSGVASINIVYLQPNDAYAATVGTGWMDVASIGFTITNSNLISNLNFRSANPSPTAVYSINGTTITLLGAGTWSPLDSPLPVELSTFTAKYKNNSEVDLNWITKTEVNNYGFNIERKINDGEWNTLGFVEGNGNSNSPKNYSFTDNELFAGGSKFQYRLKQIDTDGKYEYSDIVEVEILPAKFELSQNYPNPFNPSTTIRFSLPKETQLKINVYNMLGELVQTLAEGTYEAGYHKVTLNASNMPSGIYFYRIESSEFSQVRKMILIK, from the coding sequence ATGAAAAAAATAAACATATTGACGATATTATTTGTCCTGTTACTTACACCCGAAATTTTATTATCACAAACATATGATTTACAATTCATAGAGGAATTAAACAACGGTAGTAATTTTAATGTAAAGGTTCAGATAAGAGCAAGCAGTACTTTTAAATTAGCGGCCTCTAGTATAACATTTAATTTTAATTCTGCTGGATTAAGTACTCCTACACTATTAACAGCGTATAATTTTAGTGGGGTTAATGCAGGTCCGCCACTGACAATTTATAATAATATGACGGTTACCCAACCTTTATCAGGAGTTGCTTCTATAAACATTGTTTACTTACAGCCCAATGATGCATACGCTGCCACAGTAGGGACCGGGTGGATGGATGTAGCTTCAATAGGTTTTACAATAACGAATAGCAATTTGATATCCAACTTGAATTTTAGAAGTGCAAACCCATCGCCTACAGCAGTGTATAGTATAAATGGTACAACAATTACGTTACTCGGCGCTGGAACATGGTCTCCTCTAGACTCTCCCCTTCCCGTCGAACTTTCTACTTTTACAGCAAAATATAAAAACAATTCTGAAGTAGATTTAAATTGGATTACAAAAACTGAAGTTAACAACTACGGCTTCAATATCGAGAGAAAAATTAATGATGGCGAATGGAATACTCTTGGTTTTGTTGAAGGAAACGGAAACTCAAACTCACCAAAGAATTATAGCTTTACAGACAATGAGCTGTTTGCAGGTGGCAGCAAGTTCCAGTACAGATTAAAACAAATTGATACAGATGGTAAATATGAGTACTCAGATATAGTCGAAGTAGAAATACTGCCAGCAAAGTTTGAGCTTTCGCAGAATTACCCGAACCCATTTAACCCGAGCACAACAATAAGATTCTCGCTTCCAAAAGAAACACAGTTAAAAATTAATGTTTATAATATGCTTGGTGAATTGGTGCAAACACTTGCTGAAGGAACTTACGAAGCCGGTTACCATAAAGTAACACTTAATGCTTCCAATATGCCGAGCGGAATTTATTTTTACAGAATTGAAAGCAGTGAATTTTCTCAGGTGAGAAAAATGATCCTTATAAAATAA